From Glycine soja cultivar W05 chromosome 4, ASM419377v2, whole genome shotgun sequence, the proteins below share one genomic window:
- the LOC114409066 gene encoding uncharacterized protein LOC114409066, whose translation MEWKKCYLDVILVPLGFLISIGYHFWLWYTVRTHPHTTIIGINASGRRNWVAAMMKDNDKKNILAVQSLRNTIMGATLMATTSILLCSGLAAIVSSTYSVKKPLEDTVYGGHGEFMISLKYVTLLSIFLFSFFCHSLSIRFINQVNILINTPQDPMSSLVTPEYVNEILEKGFLLNTVGNRLFYAALPLLLWIFGPVLVFLCSLTMVPVLYNLDFVVTSTNKGTMDDVNQNRDFL comes from the exons ATGGAATGGAAGAAGTGTTATTTGGATGTGATATTGGTGCCCTTAGGATTTCTTATAAGCATTGGTTATCATTTCTGGCTGTGGTACACTGTTCGAACACATCCACATACAACTATCATTGGCATCAACGCCAGTGGTCGACGAAATTGGGTTGCGGCCATGATGAAG GACAATGACAAAAAGAACATCCTCGCTGTTCAATCACTTAGGAACACAATCATGGGTGCGACCCTAATGGCCACAACCTCTATTCTCCTATGCTCAGGCCTAGCAGCAATCGTAAGCAGCACCTACAGTGTGAAGAAGCCTCTTGAGGACACAGTTTATGGGGGTCATGGAGAGTTCATGATATCACTCAAATATGTCACTTTGCTCTCTATTTTCCTCTTCTCATTCTTCTGCCACTCTTTGTCCATAAGGTTCATAAACCAAGTCAACATCCTAATCAACACCCCTCAGGACCCCATGTCGTCCTTGGTCACCCCTGAATATGTCAATGAGATTTTGGAGAAAGGCTTCCTTCTAAACACTGTTGGAAACAGACTCTTTTATGCGGCACTTCCTCTGCTGCTTTGGATATTTGGCCCCGTGTTGGTGTTCCTGTGCTCTCTCACTATGGTTCCAGTGCTTTACAATCTTGACTTTGTGGTTACTAGTACTAACAAGGGAACGATGGACGACGTCAATCAGAATAGAGATTTTTTATGA